The following coding sequences lie in one Thermomicrobium sp. 4228-Ro genomic window:
- a CDS encoding DUF420 domain-containing protein, whose translation MERWLPILNTALIVISGLSVLVGYVAIRRHRIEVHRTAMLTGTVFAALFLVVYVLRYFLLGTKLYTGEGWVRIVYLFILISHTILATALGPLVLVTLARALRRQFSRHRAIARITLPIWLYVAVTGWIIYAMLYGL comes from the coding sequence ATGGAACGATGGCTTCCGATCCTGAATACCGCCCTGATCGTGATCAGCGGTCTGAGCGTTCTCGTTGGCTACGTCGCAATCCGGAGGCACCGCATCGAGGTGCACCGAACCGCGATGCTCACCGGCACCGTGTTCGCCGCACTCTTCCTCGTCGTCTATGTCCTACGCTACTTCTTGCTCGGTACGAAGCTCTATACTGGGGAGGGATGGGTGCGCATCGTTTACCTGTTCATCCTGATCTCGCACACCATACTCGCCACTGCACTCGGACCACTGGTGCTCGTGACGCTCGCGCGCGCCCTACGACGACAGTTCAGTCGGCATCGCGCAATTGCCCGTATCACGCTGCCCATTTGGCTGTATGTTGCGGTGACTGGCTGGATCATCTATGCGATGCTCTATGGGTTGTGA
- the pgl gene encoding 6-phosphogluconolactonase, whose product MACEIRIFENERAAAEHAAEYITTILAAAIAQNGRASVALAGGRTPRLLYRLLADPPYRDRVPWQAVDWFWGDERLVPPDHPDSNYRLAAETLLNRLPIDPDRIHRIPTELGAEAAAVAYERTLRSLFGTHERDIPQLDLVLLGMGADAHVASLFPGTKALHETEHLVVANEVPALGTVRITFTPPLIRAARHVIVLVTGSEKAAAVRAALEETDDPDRVPAHILRGAHGTVVWILDRAAAHDLSLSTGPCP is encoded by the coding sequence ATGGCATGCGAAATCCGCATTTTCGAGAACGAGCGTGCGGCAGCCGAGCACGCAGCCGAGTACATTACGACGATTCTCGCTGCGGCGATCGCGCAGAACGGACGCGCGTCGGTCGCCCTGGCAGGCGGTCGCACTCCACGGCTTCTGTACCGATTGCTGGCTGACCCTCCGTATCGTGATCGCGTTCCCTGGCAAGCGGTCGATTGGTTCTGGGGCGACGAACGGCTCGTACCACCCGATCATCCGGACAGCAACTATCGGCTCGCTGCCGAAACGCTCCTGAACCGGTTACCGATCGATCCGGACCGCATTCATCGTATTCCGACCGAACTCGGTGCAGAAGCTGCAGCTGTTGCCTACGAACGAACACTCCGAAGTCTTTTTGGCACGCACGAACGCGACATTCCCCAGTTGGATCTCGTCCTGCTGGGCATGGGTGCGGACGCGCATGTCGCCTCCCTCTTTCCCGGAACGAAAGCACTGCACGAGACCGAGCACCTCGTCGTTGCCAACGAGGTACCAGCGCTCGGCACCGTCCGCATTACCTTCACGCCACCGCTGATCCGCGCGGCACGACACGTGATCGTCCTGGTAACTGGCTCGGAAAAGGCAGCGGCCGTACGCGCCGCACTCGAAGAAACGGACGACCCGGATCGCGTTCCCGCCCATATTCTGCGCGGAGCGCATGGCACGGTCGTGTGGATCCTCGATCGGGCTGCAGCCCACGACCTCTCCCTGAGCACCGGGCCATGCCCGTAG
- a CDS encoding glucose-6-phosphate dehydrogenase assembly protein OpcA produces the protein MNAPPAVPVDIEAIERELARLWQSPPWADRRNELALSRTSVLTLFVYAPDSQRAAWAREVIGRLSTHHPSRVVLFLANRSTSLEEPTVSIQCDLGTAGRYAPCYEQITITLPDEGIELLPSLIMPLALPDLPAFLWWLGPLPCHDRRFPAVARTVDRLIFDSLESPHPIADIIATRRLIQQVARSTAVSDLNWGRLGPWLETTARMFDITHCRWALESIVRVELRYGHGRSNTPDNPTQPLLYLGWMASRLGWRLAASDRRDPTWILEFTAPGHRQLQWVLFPESCPALFHGQLLHVAFTAEHDHDAANLTIDLTGGSDRHATLRLRVHDRTHCLLEHAFHHHLLDLQRLLVEELQETGPDWLYEQALDEATALAVELRKLERAQRGH, from the coding sequence ATGAACGCACCACCAGCTGTCCCAGTCGACATCGAGGCGATCGAGCGGGAACTCGCTCGGCTCTGGCAATCGCCCCCGTGGGCTGACCGACGGAACGAACTCGCCCTCAGCCGGACGAGTGTTCTGACGCTCTTCGTCTACGCACCGGATAGCCAGCGAGCGGCCTGGGCCCGAGAGGTGATCGGTCGCCTCTCGACCCACCATCCCTCCCGGGTCGTCCTCTTCCTCGCCAATCGCTCGACATCGCTCGAGGAACCGACCGTCAGTATCCAGTGCGATCTCGGAACCGCAGGCCGCTATGCCCCCTGTTACGAGCAGATCACGATCACCCTACCGGACGAAGGGATCGAACTCCTACCGAGCCTCATCATGCCGCTCGCCTTACCCGACCTTCCGGCTTTTCTCTGGTGGCTCGGCCCCCTACCGTGTCACGATCGTCGCTTCCCAGCCGTCGCCCGGACGGTCGATCGCCTGATCTTCGACTCGTTGGAAAGCCCTCACCCCATCGCCGATATTATCGCCACGCGTCGGCTTATCCAGCAGGTTGCTCGGAGCACTGCCGTCTCTGACCTGAACTGGGGACGCCTCGGTCCGTGGTTGGAAACGACAGCTCGGATGTTCGATATCACGCACTGCCGGTGGGCTCTGGAGTCCATCGTCCGCGTGGAGCTGCGCTACGGTCACGGCAGAAGTAATACTCCCGACAATCCGACGCAACCGCTCCTCTATCTCGGCTGGATGGCGAGCCGACTCGGCTGGCGACTCGCTGCGAGTGACCGACGCGATCCGACCTGGATCCTCGAATTCACCGCTCCTGGGCACCGCCAATTGCAGTGGGTCCTATTCCCCGAATCCTGCCCCGCTCTGTTTCACGGTCAGCTCCTCCACGTCGCTTTCACAGCCGAGCACGACCACGACGCAGCGAACTTGACGATCGACCTCACGGGTGGTAGCGATCGGCACGCAACTCTCCGTCTCCGCGTTCACGATCGGACCCATTGTCTTTTGGAACACGCCTTCCACCACCACCTCCTCGACCTCCAACGCTTGCTCGTCGAAGAACTGCAGGAGACCGGACCGGACTGGCTCTACGAGCAAGCACTCGACGAAGCGACAGCGCTCGCCGTGGAGCTTCGGAAATTGGAACGAGCGCAACGCGGACACTGA
- the zwf gene encoding glucose-6-phosphate dehydrogenase produces MTATTLHNPLREGLRFERLPDPCIMVIFGASGDLTHRKLLPALYNLAYDGLLPPGLTVVGYARRPYTDDEFRQEMRAAVERFSRRQRIDPDVWQTFAQGLFYFSADFNDRSAYPKLGEELERLDRERGTSGNRIFYLATPPDAYETITQHLGESGLAQPSQPGSWVRLIVEKPFGHDLESAIALNNHLLKYFREEQIYRIDHYLGKETVQNILALRFANGIFEPIWNRNYIDHVQITVAETIGIEGRGGYYDRAGALRDMVQNHMLQLLSVVAMEPPIAFEADPVRDEKVKALRAIRPIRPEEVNEITVRGQYGPGFIGGRPVPGYREEPRVAPNSITETYVALKLFIDNWRWADVPFYLRTGKRLPRRVTEIAIQFKRVPHPLFKGMMTSGVEPNWLIIRIQPDEGVSLHIAAKVPGPRIRLRTVTMGFLYGTSFLVQSPDAYERLLLDCMLGDSTLFTRRDETEAAWVPITQILRGWAELPPPEFPNYDAGTWGPPEAELFIARDGRRWRRP; encoded by the coding sequence ATGACTGCGACCACGTTGCACAATCCGCTCCGCGAGGGACTTCGTTTCGAGCGCTTACCCGATCCCTGCATCATGGTCATCTTCGGCGCATCGGGAGACCTCACACATCGGAAGTTGCTGCCAGCCCTCTATAACCTCGCCTACGACGGCTTGCTGCCACCTGGGTTGACCGTCGTTGGGTATGCCCGGCGGCCATATACGGATGACGAGTTCCGTCAGGAGATGCGCGCCGCGGTCGAGCGCTTTTCCCGGCGTCAGCGGATCGATCCCGACGTCTGGCAGACGTTCGCCCAAGGACTGTTCTACTTCAGTGCGGATTTCAACGATCGATCCGCCTATCCGAAGCTGGGCGAGGAACTCGAGCGGCTCGATCGAGAGCGAGGCACCTCCGGTAACCGCATCTTCTACCTCGCAACCCCACCTGATGCCTACGAGACGATCACCCAGCACCTCGGTGAGAGCGGCCTCGCCCAACCGAGCCAACCAGGAAGCTGGGTGCGCCTGATCGTCGAAAAGCCGTTCGGACACGATCTCGAGAGTGCGATCGCTCTCAACAACCATCTCCTCAAATATTTCCGGGAGGAGCAGATCTATCGCATCGATCACTACCTCGGGAAAGAGACGGTGCAGAACATCCTCGCCTTACGCTTCGCCAACGGGATTTTCGAACCGATCTGGAACCGCAACTACATCGACCATGTCCAGATCACCGTTGCCGAAACGATCGGCATCGAAGGACGAGGTGGCTATTACGACCGCGCCGGAGCGCTTCGAGACATGGTGCAGAACCATATGCTGCAGCTTTTGAGTGTTGTCGCTATGGAGCCACCGATCGCTTTCGAGGCCGATCCGGTACGCGACGAGAAGGTCAAGGCACTGCGGGCGATCCGTCCGATCCGACCGGAAGAAGTGAATGAGATCACTGTCCGCGGTCAGTACGGTCCGGGGTTCATCGGCGGTCGGCCGGTTCCCGGATATCGGGAAGAGCCGCGAGTCGCCCCGAACTCGATCACCGAAACGTACGTGGCGCTCAAACTCTTCATCGATAACTGGCGCTGGGCAGACGTCCCCTTCTATTTGCGCACCGGAAAGCGGCTTCCACGACGCGTCACCGAAATCGCGATCCAGTTCAAGCGCGTTCCGCACCCGCTCTTCAAGGGAATGATGACCTCCGGTGTCGAGCCGAACTGGCTGATCATCCGCATCCAGCCCGACGAGGGAGTCTCGCTCCATATCGCTGCCAAGGTACCCGGGCCTCGTATCCGGCTGCGCACCGTCACGATGGGGTTCCTCTATGGCACGTCATTCCTGGTGCAGTCGCCCGATGCGTACGAGCGCTTGCTGCTCGACTGCATGCTCGGTGACTCGACGCTCTTCACACGACGCGACGAAACCGAGGCTGCCTGGGTACCGATCACGCAAATTCTCCGCGGATGGGCCGAATTGCCGCCGCCCGAATTCCCGAACTACGATGCCGGAACGTGGGGACCACCCGAGGCCGAACTGTTCATCGCTCGTGACGGCCGTCGCTGGCGTCGTCCCTAG
- the gnd gene encoding phosphogluconate dehydrogenase (NAD(+)-dependent, decarboxylating), with protein sequence MELAIVGLGRMGSNMARRLLQGGHRVIVHNRSPEPIRQLETEGAIGAYTPEETVRALTPPRAVWLMVPAGDPTEQMIERFAPLLEPGDILVDGGNSYWKDSVRRATHLEERGIRFLDVGTSGGIWGLEYGYCLMVGGDKSAFHHLEPALATLAPENGYRYLGPAGAGHFAKMVHNGIEYGLMQAYAEGFEILERSPYEYDLAELAALWNRGSVIRSWLLELAERAFRHDPHLTAIRGYVEDSGEGRWTVLTAIEEDVPAPVITLSLQMRFRSRQEDSFAAKVVAALRREFGGHSVKPVETRGSGTSP encoded by the coding sequence ATGGAACTCGCGATCGTTGGACTCGGCCGGATGGGCAGCAACATGGCTCGCCGCCTTTTGCAGGGCGGTCACCGGGTCATCGTCCATAACCGAAGTCCTGAGCCGATCCGGCAACTGGAAACTGAAGGCGCGATCGGTGCCTATACCCCCGAGGAAACCGTCCGAGCCCTCACACCGCCACGAGCTGTGTGGCTGATGGTACCAGCCGGCGATCCGACCGAGCAGATGATCGAACGCTTCGCCCCCTTGCTGGAGCCCGGCGATATCCTGGTCGACGGAGGGAACTCCTACTGGAAAGACTCGGTTCGGCGTGCGACTCATCTGGAAGAGCGAGGTATCCGATTCCTCGATGTCGGGACGAGCGGTGGTATCTGGGGACTCGAGTACGGCTATTGCCTGATGGTCGGCGGCGACAAATCCGCTTTCCACCACCTGGAGCCAGCCCTCGCGACGCTCGCGCCGGAGAACGGATACCGGTATCTCGGGCCGGCCGGTGCAGGCCACTTCGCGAAGATGGTGCACAACGGCATCGAGTACGGCTTGATGCAAGCCTATGCAGAGGGTTTCGAGATTCTCGAACGCTCACCCTACGAGTACGACCTCGCTGAACTCGCCGCGCTCTGGAACCGTGGCAGCGTCATCCGCTCCTGGCTCCTCGAGCTGGCCGAGCGAGCGTTCCGTCACGACCCGCATCTCACCGCGATACGCGGCTATGTCGAGGATTCCGGCGAGGGGCGGTGGACCGTTCTCACGGCGATCGAAGAGGACGTCCCGGCACCGGTGATCACCCTTTCCTTGCAGATGCGTTTCCGCTCGCGGCAGGAAGATTCCTTCGCTGCCAAGGTCGTCGCCGCTCTCCGCCGCGAGTTCGGTGGCCACAGCGTCAAGCCTGTCGAAACCAGAGGGAGTGGGACGAGTCCATGA
- a CDS encoding bifunctional transaldolase/phosoglucose isomerase, whose protein sequence is MTNPLRQLASYGQRFWLDFLSRPLITSGELARLIEEDGLRGVTSNPTIFDKAIAGTDEYDQEIAELAAQGLSDERIFEELAVHDVQKACDLLWLVYEASQGQDGFVSLELPPALAYDTERTIAEARRLFARIDRPNAMIKVPGTPPGIPAIEQLIADGVNVNVTLLFSLENYEQVMEAYLRGLERRLVEGLAIDRIASVASFFVSRVDTEVDRRLDQLLEQERDPERRVLVESLKGKAAIANAKLAYQRFKRVFLEGARFARLREHGAQIQRILWASTSTKNPAYSDVMYVEHLIGPYTVQTMAPVTVEAYRDHGHPRPNTVEEGVEDAATVLQRLEELGISYTEVTAKLQEDGVRLFEESYVSALQRIAERRRHLIAASERRGSYLGAYSQDIERTVEELVAAKAVERVWQRDASFWTDDPERQRRIAQRLGWLAIVDWIRERLEELIVFRHEVRERRFAHALLLGMGGSSLAPEVFQRVLGNDAGHPELIVLDTTHPDTIKRVRERVNLTQTLVIVSSKSGTTIETTSLAAYWFGELERELGDRAGNHLVVITDPGTPLEAWARSHQAWRIFLNPPDIGGRYSALSYFGLVPASVIGLSIEALLDRVNPMVERLHRPNGENPGLWLGAALATLAQLGRDKVTFLLEPAVAPFGDWLEQLLAESTGKQGTGLVPIVHEPHLPPEQYGPDRVFVGIDLALQPYQPTEALLKAAETLGHPILRTQLWNLWELGAEMLRWEFATAIAGRVLGIDPFDEPDVRASKERTAMLLEHYRHSGELVRPAVAFTEGSLTVAGTEATDLRSALTELFSRISSSGYLGILAFVDPNSDMLDRLHTIRQLLAERLRVATTLGIGPRYLHSIGQLYKGGPDTGVFLQLVSEPEYDLPIPGEPYSFRTLFLAQADGDFAALTERRRPVLQITLRGDPVAALERLEQELVVTAAR, encoded by the coding sequence ATGACGAACCCGCTCCGTCAACTCGCAAGCTACGGCCAACGTTTCTGGTTGGACTTCCTGAGTCGTCCGCTGATCACTTCGGGCGAGCTCGCCCGGTTGATCGAGGAAGATGGCCTCCGCGGCGTCACCTCGAATCCGACGATCTTCGACAAGGCGATCGCCGGAACCGACGAATACGACCAGGAGATCGCTGAACTGGCCGCACAGGGACTGTCCGACGAGCGAATCTTCGAGGAACTCGCTGTTCACGACGTCCAGAAGGCCTGTGACCTGCTGTGGCTCGTCTACGAAGCCTCACAAGGGCAGGATGGCTTCGTCTCGCTCGAGCTCCCACCGGCACTCGCCTACGACACCGAACGAACGATTGCCGAAGCACGGCGGCTCTTCGCGAGGATCGACCGTCCTAATGCGATGATCAAGGTTCCCGGAACACCACCGGGTATCCCAGCGATCGAGCAGCTGATTGCTGATGGTGTCAACGTGAATGTCACCTTGCTCTTCTCGCTCGAGAACTACGAGCAGGTGATGGAAGCCTACCTGCGCGGACTCGAGCGCCGGCTGGTCGAGGGTCTCGCCATCGATCGGATCGCCTCCGTCGCGAGCTTCTTCGTTTCACGCGTCGATACGGAGGTGGATCGTCGTCTCGACCAGCTGCTGGAGCAGGAGCGCGATCCGGAGCGGAGAGTGCTGGTCGAATCGCTCAAGGGGAAGGCCGCGATCGCCAATGCGAAGCTGGCGTATCAGCGGTTCAAGCGCGTGTTCCTCGAGGGTGCGCGATTCGCCCGTTTGCGTGAACACGGCGCGCAGATCCAGCGCATCCTCTGGGCCAGTACCAGCACGAAGAACCCGGCTTACTCCGACGTCATGTATGTCGAGCATCTTATCGGCCCCTACACCGTGCAGACGATGGCTCCAGTCACAGTCGAAGCCTATCGTGACCATGGGCACCCGCGGCCGAATACCGTCGAGGAGGGAGTCGAGGACGCTGCCACAGTCCTTCAGCGGCTGGAAGAACTCGGTATCTCGTACACGGAGGTTACCGCCAAGCTGCAAGAGGATGGCGTGCGGCTCTTCGAGGAATCCTACGTGAGTGCACTCCAGCGTATCGCCGAGCGGCGACGCCACCTCATCGCCGCGAGCGAGCGCCGCGGAAGCTACCTCGGCGCGTATAGCCAGGATATCGAGCGCACCGTCGAGGAACTCGTCGCGGCAAAGGCGGTCGAACGCGTCTGGCAACGAGACGCTTCGTTCTGGACGGACGATCCGGAACGCCAGCGTCGTATCGCCCAGCGACTGGGCTGGCTGGCGATCGTCGACTGGATCCGCGAGCGACTCGAGGAACTCATTGTCTTCCGCCACGAGGTTCGCGAACGTCGGTTCGCACATGCGCTCCTGCTGGGTATGGGCGGGAGCAGTCTCGCGCCGGAGGTCTTCCAGCGTGTACTCGGAAACGACGCGGGGCATCCGGAACTGATCGTCCTCGACACCACCCACCCCGACACGATCAAGCGCGTGCGTGAACGCGTCAACCTCACCCAGACACTGGTCATCGTCAGCTCGAAGTCCGGCACGACGATCGAAACGACCAGCCTCGCCGCCTATTGGTTCGGCGAACTCGAACGCGAACTCGGTGACAGGGCTGGGAACCACCTCGTCGTGATCACCGATCCGGGTACTCCTCTGGAAGCATGGGCACGCAGCCATCAGGCCTGGCGGATCTTCCTCAACCCACCCGACATCGGCGGCCGGTACAGTGCGCTGAGTTACTTCGGGCTGGTACCGGCCAGTGTCATCGGCCTCTCGATCGAAGCGCTCCTCGACCGTGTGAATCCGATGGTCGAACGGCTGCACCGTCCGAACGGAGAGAACCCCGGTCTCTGGCTGGGAGCTGCTCTGGCGACACTCGCGCAGCTGGGCCGCGATAAGGTCACCTTCTTACTCGAACCGGCGGTCGCCCCGTTCGGCGACTGGCTCGAGCAACTCTTGGCTGAGAGCACGGGGAAGCAAGGAACCGGCCTCGTGCCGATCGTGCACGAGCCGCATCTCCCACCGGAGCAGTACGGTCCTGACCGCGTCTTCGTCGGCATCGATCTCGCCTTGCAGCCATATCAACCGACCGAAGCGCTCCTCAAGGCCGCCGAGACGCTCGGGCACCCGATCCTGCGTACACAGCTCTGGAACCTCTGGGAACTCGGTGCCGAAATGCTCCGCTGGGAGTTCGCCACCGCGATCGCTGGACGCGTGCTCGGTATTGACCCGTTCGACGAGCCTGATGTCCGCGCGAGCAAGGAACGCACCGCGATGCTCCTCGAGCATTACCGGCACTCCGGAGAACTCGTCCGTCCGGCAGTCGCGTTTACCGAGGGCTCCCTCACTGTCGCGGGGACCGAAGCGACCGATCTCCGGAGCGCCCTCACTGAGCTCTTCTCCCGAATCTCCTCCTCCGGCTATCTCGGTATCCTGGCCTTCGTGGATCCGAACTCGGACATGCTCGATCGGCTGCACACGATCCGCCAACTACTCGCGGAACGACTCCGCGTCGCGACCACGCTCGGCATCGGACCGCGCTATCTGCACTCGATCGGCCAGCTCTACAAGGGTGGTCCCGATACCGGTGTCTTCCTGCAACTCGTTAGCGAACCGGAGTACGATCTGCCGATTCCCGGTGAGCCCTATTCGTTCCGCACCTTGTTCCTGGCACAAGCCGACGGCGACTTCGCGGCGCTCACCGAGCGGCGACGACCGGTCCTTCAGATCACGCTCCGTGGCGACCCAGTCGCTGCGTTGGAACGCCTGGAGCAGGAACTGGTCGTCACTGCTGCGCGCTGA
- a CDS encoding nitroreductase family deazaflavin-dependent oxidoreductase codes for MTVQPPTLVRHRPRGLQRFLFRLPVYLYRGPLASLLAWRCVILLTTIGRKTGLPRRTAVSAMRLDDRFVVFAGFAGVRADWYRNIVAHPEVIVRHGHRCWRATARVVADPAERRALMERMAVYSRRCGPPVPTRPLLRLLRIFDYDAEIAFALRHAEALPVIELRPHTELPTCG; via the coding sequence ATGACGGTGCAACCGCCGACACTCGTACGACACCGGCCACGTGGTCTTCAGCGGTTCCTGTTTCGCTTACCGGTCTACCTGTATCGAGGACCGCTCGCCAGTCTGCTCGCCTGGCGCTGTGTCATCCTGCTCACGACGATCGGCCGGAAGACGGGTCTGCCACGCCGGACGGCCGTCAGCGCGATGCGCCTCGATGACCGGTTCGTCGTCTTCGCCGGGTTCGCTGGCGTCCGAGCCGACTGGTATCGGAACATCGTCGCGCATCCCGAGGTGATCGTCCGCCACGGGCACCGGTGCTGGCGGGCCACGGCCCGGGTCGTCGCCGATCCTGCCGAGCGCCGTGCCCTGATGGAACGCATGGCGGTTTACTCGCGCCGCTGTGGCCCGCCAGTCCCAACCCGGCCACTCCTGCGGCTGCTCCGGATCTTCGACTACGACGCCGAAATCGCTTTCGCCTTGCGACACGCCGAAGCGTTGCCAGTAATCGAGCTTCGTCCCCATACCGAGCTTCCGACCTGTGGCTGA
- a CDS encoding AMP-binding protein: METLAWVPSEAELARSRLYRFYRSLGLASLTELRERSAADPAWYWNVAVHDLGIRWQQPPTTVLDLSDGLPWARFFPDAHYNYVADILERWGSSNRPALIWEGDDGTTAAFAYTDLARLVPRLAAGLAALGVSPGDRIGIFLPMLPETALAVLAASWLGALVVPIFSGFGPDPVATRLQDAEATLVMTADAFPRRGRLIALKAIVDQALERCPSVQHVVVVRRTGTATSWIPGRDVWWHDLLEQNDSRAEPAVTGATAPCMLIYTSGTTGRPKGTVHVQAGFPIKAAHDLAYCFDVQPDDRVLWLTDLGWMMGPWLIQGTLLLGATVVLYEGTPDWPTPDRLWQLVSRHRITVLGLTPSVVRAAMARGASPDDRHDLSSLRAFGSTGEPWNPTPWWWLFETVGQRRVPIINYTGGTEIAGGILSCTTIEPQVPCAFTGPVPGMAADVVDDEGRPVRGQVGELVLRQPWVGMTAGFWRDPERYLATYWSRWPNMWVHGDWALIDTDGFWYILGRSDDTLKIAGKRLGPAEVESIAVSHPAVQEAAAIGIPDPVKGEALVVFCQLRQGVEPSAELLEEIRDRITERLGKPLRPERVHVVRELPRTRNAKIMRRVIRAVYLGQDPGDLSALENPAAVEEIAAIGRMYRASTGEDNER; the protein is encoded by the coding sequence ATGGAGACACTCGCCTGGGTACCGTCGGAAGCTGAGCTGGCCCGCAGTCGTCTTTATCGCTTCTACCGCTCGCTCGGCCTGGCTTCGCTGACCGAGTTGCGCGAGCGGAGTGCAGCAGACCCTGCCTGGTATTGGAACGTTGCTGTCCATGACTTAGGTATCCGGTGGCAACAGCCTCCGACAACAGTCCTCGATTTGTCCGACGGTTTACCGTGGGCACGCTTTTTCCCAGATGCACACTACAATTACGTCGCTGACATTCTGGAGCGCTGGGGAAGCAGTAATCGGCCAGCGCTCATCTGGGAGGGTGACGACGGAACAACTGCCGCATTCGCGTATACCGACCTCGCGCGGCTCGTTCCCCGACTCGCTGCTGGGCTCGCCGCTCTTGGTGTATCGCCTGGTGATCGCATCGGCATCTTCCTGCCGATGCTACCCGAAACGGCACTTGCCGTCCTCGCCGCGAGCTGGCTCGGGGCTCTCGTCGTGCCAATCTTCTCGGGCTTCGGTCCCGATCCCGTGGCGACGCGCCTCCAGGACGCCGAAGCGACGCTCGTCATGACTGCCGACGCGTTCCCCCGACGGGGCAGACTGATCGCCCTCAAGGCAATCGTCGACCAGGCTCTCGAGCGCTGCCCGAGTGTCCAGCACGTCGTAGTGGTTCGGCGTACCGGTACTGCAACGTCTTGGATCCCAGGCCGCGACGTCTGGTGGCACGACCTGCTCGAGCAGAACGACTCCCGAGCCGAACCGGCTGTTACTGGCGCGACGGCACCCTGCATGCTGATCTACACCTCCGGCACGACCGGACGCCCGAAGGGAACCGTCCATGTCCAGGCTGGTTTTCCGATCAAAGCTGCGCACGATCTCGCCTATTGCTTCGATGTCCAACCGGACGATCGCGTTCTCTGGCTCACCGATCTGGGCTGGATGATGGGCCCCTGGCTCATCCAGGGGACCTTGCTGCTCGGTGCCACGGTCGTGCTCTATGAGGGTACGCCCGACTGGCCGACGCCGGATCGGCTCTGGCAGCTCGTCTCCCGTCACCGGATCACGGTCCTCGGCCTCACGCCGAGCGTCGTCCGCGCTGCAATGGCACGCGGCGCTTCCCCAGACGACCGGCACGATCTCTCGTCGCTCCGAGCCTTCGGGTCGACCGGCGAACCGTGGAATCCCACACCCTGGTGGTGGCTTTTCGAGACCGTCGGCCAACGACGTGTCCCGATCATCAATTACACTGGAGGGACGGAAATCGCTGGCGGCATCCTCAGCTGCACGACGATCGAGCCGCAGGTACCGTGTGCCTTCACCGGACCGGTTCCGGGCATGGCTGCCGATGTCGTCGACGACGAAGGTCGCCCGGTGCGCGGACAAGTGGGCGAGCTCGTCCTCCGGCAGCCCTGGGTCGGTATGACCGCTGGTTTCTGGCGCGATCCTGAACGGTACCTTGCGACCTATTGGTCACGCTGGCCGAACATGTGGGTACACGGTGACTGGGCTCTGATCGATACCGATGGCTTCTGGTACATCCTCGGTCGCTCGGACGACACACTGAAGATCGCCGGCAAGCGCCTCGGCCCAGCTGAAGTGGAATCGATCGCCGTCTCCCATCCTGCTGTCCAGGAAGCCGCTGCCATCGGTATCCCCGACCCAGTCAAGGGGGAGGCCCTCGTCGTGTTCTGCCAGCTCCGGCAAGGCGTTGAACCCTCAGCCGAGCTCCTCGAGGAGATCCGTGACCGCATCACCGAGCGGCTCGGCAAGCCGTTACGTCCGGAACGGGTTCACGTCGTCCGCGAGCTACCGCGGACTCGGAATGCGAAGATCATGCGACGAGTCATCCGGGCTGTCTATCTCGGGCAGGATCCTGGCGATCTCTCCGCGCTGGAGAACCCGGCAGCGGTCGAGGAGATCGCGGCAATCGGACGCATGTACCGCGCTTCCACGGGAGAGGACAACGAACGATGA